In Oryza sativa Japonica Group chromosome 3, ASM3414082v1, one DNA window encodes the following:
- the LOC107276226 gene encoding basic blue protein, which produces MASRRITLELAAVVVVVAAAVAGSLPATTASATAYRVGDDSGWDNGVDYDAWAHGKRFKVGDTLEFLYAEGAHNVVVVEDEGSFEACVAPANAPTLSSGDDTVALNQAGRWLFICSFDGHCQSGMKLAVAVTH; this is translated from the exons ATGGCTTCTCGTAGGATCACGCTCGAGTTGGCGgccgtcgtggtcgtcgtcgccgccgccgtggccggttCACTCCCGGCGACGaccgcgtcggcgacggcgtacCGGGTCGGCGACGACTCCGGCTGGGACAACGGCGTCGACTACGACGCTTGGGCTCACGGCAAGAGGTTCAAGGTCGGCGACACGCTAG AGTTCTTGTACGCGGAGGGCGCGCACaacgtggtggtggtggaggacgaGGGGAGCTTCGAGGCGTGCGTGGCGCCGGCGAACGCGCCGACGCTGAGCTCCGGCGACGACACGGTGGCGCTGAACCAGGCAGGGCGGTGGCTCTTCATCTGCAGCTTCGACGGACACTGCCAGTCCGGCAtgaagctcgccgtcgccgtcacccaCTAG
- the LOC107276852 gene encoding blue copper protein 1a — MASKQMLAVAAAAVALAVLLPARGAAATEHMVGDGNGWILGFDYAAWAATKQFRVGDTLVFRYKGTNHTVVEVGGADFKACNKTASANEWSSGEDRVALDKEGRRWFFCGVGDHCAKNMKLKITVIAAGAPAPGASEAPPPPSSAAGKARARVAHAAAAAAVTAAAAAMLAL, encoded by the exons atggcttCCAAGCAAAtgctcgctgtcgccgccgccgccgtcgccctcgccgtgctcctcccggcgcgcggcgccgccgccacggagcACATGGTGGGCGACGGCAATGGCTGGATCCTCGGGTTCGACTACGCCGCATGGGCCGCCACCAAGCAGTTTAGGGTCGGCGACACGCTAG TGTTCAGGTACAAGGGCACCAACCACacggtggtggaggtgggcggCGCGGACTTCAAGGCGTGCAACAAGACGGCGAGCGCGAACGAGTGGAGCTCCGGCGAGGATCGCGTCGCGCTCGACAAGGAGGGCAGGCGGTGGTTCTTCTGCGGCGTCGGCGACCACTGCGCCAAGAACATGAAGCTCAAGAtcaccgtcatcgccgccggcgcgcccgCCCCCGGGGCttcggaggcgccgccgccgccgtccagtgCCGCCGgcaaggcgcgcgcgcgcgtcgcgcacgcggcggcggcggcggcggtgaccgcggcggccgcggccatgCTCGCGCTCTAG
- the LOC9267929 gene encoding protein SKIP34, giving the protein MCEGRRLADARRPGSAAAELRRREAAADAQLAAARARLAEALAELERARARAAELQRRLEETYGKRRGLKRVAAAARERIQETRARLQDRQQQQQQEDDEMSPAESDPTAAAASSSAS; this is encoded by the coding sequence ATGTGCGAGGGGAGGCGGCTCGccgacgcgcggcggccggggtcggcggcggcggagctgcggaggagggaggccgcggcggacgcgcagctggcggcggcgcgggcgcggctggCCGAGGCGCTGGCGGAGCTGGAGCgggcccgcgcccgcgccgctgaGCTGCAGCGCCGCCTCGAGGAGACGTACGGCAAGCGCCGCGGCCTGAAgcgggtggccgccgccgcgcgcgagcgGATCCAGGAGACGCGCGCGCGCCTCCAGgatcggcagcagcagcagcagcaggaggacgaCGAGATGTCTCCCGCCGAATCCGATCCCACCGCCGCAGCAGCCTCTTCCTCCGCATCCTAG
- the LOC4334384 gene encoding 25.3 kDa vesicle transport protein SEC22-1 isoform X2 codes for MVKLTMVARVTDGLPLAEGLDDGRDQKDADFYKQQAKLLFKNLSKGQHEASRMSIETGPYFFHYIIEGRVCYLTMCDRSYPKKLAFQYLEDLKNEFERVNGSQIETAARPYAFIKFDTFIQKTKKLYLDTRTQRNLAKLNDELYEVHQIMTRNVQEVLGVGEKLDQVTEMSTRLTSDTRMYADKAKDLNRQALIRKYAPVAIVIGVVLMLFWLKNKIW; via the exons ATGGTGAAGCTGACAATGGTAGCACGTGTCACTGATGGCCTTCCACTGGCAGAAGGGTTGGATGATGGACGGGATCAGAAGGACGCTGACTTTTACAAGCAGCAAGCTAAActtcttttcaaaaacttatcaAAGGGGCAACATGAAGCCTCGCGGATGTCAATTGAGACTGGGCCATACTTTTTTCA TTACATCATTGAGGGGCGAGTATGTTATCTGACAATGTGTGACCGTTCTTATCCAAAGAAACTTGCATTCCAGTACCTAGAAGATCTGAAAAACGAATTTGAAAGAGTCAATGGCAGTCAAATCGAAACAGCTGCAAGGCCATATGCCTTTATTAAGTTTG ACACATTCATTCAGAAGACTAAGAAACTTTATTTGGACACTAGAACCCAGAGGAATCTTGCGAAATTGAATGATGAGCTCTATGAGGTGCATCAGATTATGACTCGCAATGTTCAAGAAGTTCTTGGTGTCGGTGAAAAGCTAGACC AGGTCACTGAAATGTCAACTAGGTTGACTTCTGACACAAGAATGTATGCAGATAAGGCTAAGGATCTCAATCGCCAG GCCTTGATTCGGAAGTATGCCCCCGTTGCCATTGTGATCGGTGTAGTTTTGATGCTCTTTTGGTTGAAGAACAAGATATGGTAA
- the LOC4334384 gene encoding 25.3 kDa vesicle transport protein SEC22-1 isoform X1, giving the protein MGSFGILVQFAVVSGLLDKMVKLTMVARVTDGLPLAEGLDDGRDQKDADFYKQQAKLLFKNLSKGQHEASRMSIETGPYFFHYIIEGRVCYLTMCDRSYPKKLAFQYLEDLKNEFERVNGSQIETAARPYAFIKFDTFIQKTKKLYLDTRTQRNLAKLNDELYEVHQIMTRNVQEVLGVGEKLDQVTEMSTRLTSDTRMYADKAKDLNRQALIRKYAPVAIVIGVVLMLFWLKNKIW; this is encoded by the exons ATGG GTTCATTTGGTATTCTGGTGCAGTTTGCAGTGGTTTCTGGCCTTCTTGACAAAATGGTGAAGCTGACAATGGTAGCACGTGTCACTGATGGCCTTCCACTGGCAGAAGGGTTGGATGATGGACGGGATCAGAAGGACGCTGACTTTTACAAGCAGCAAGCTAAActtcttttcaaaaacttatcaAAGGGGCAACATGAAGCCTCGCGGATGTCAATTGAGACTGGGCCATACTTTTTTCA TTACATCATTGAGGGGCGAGTATGTTATCTGACAATGTGTGACCGTTCTTATCCAAAGAAACTTGCATTCCAGTACCTAGAAGATCTGAAAAACGAATTTGAAAGAGTCAATGGCAGTCAAATCGAAACAGCTGCAAGGCCATATGCCTTTATTAAGTTTG ACACATTCATTCAGAAGACTAAGAAACTTTATTTGGACACTAGAACCCAGAGGAATCTTGCGAAATTGAATGATGAGCTCTATGAGGTGCATCAGATTATGACTCGCAATGTTCAAGAAGTTCTTGGTGTCGGTGAAAAGCTAGACC AGGTCACTGAAATGTCAACTAGGTTGACTTCTGACACAAGAATGTATGCAGATAAGGCTAAGGATCTCAATCGCCAG GCCTTGATTCGGAAGTATGCCCCCGTTGCCATTGTGATCGGTGTAGTTTTGATGCTCTTTTGGTTGAAGAACAAGATATGGTAA